One part of the Microbacterium saperdae genome encodes these proteins:
- a CDS encoding cytochrome c oxidase assembly protein, producing MSSRPDTTSRSSAYRVAGVAILIAAALVAVIAALVIGGGAKTPLLQDPGPFVLWGTPIAKLLMNMAGAAMLGSLVLALFALRSGEKSFDTALNVASIGAAVFTVAAGLAGFLAFMSAFNPQLSLEREFGSQLGRFLLTLPLGQSWLITTVFGAVITVLAFAWRSWTTTLLTAILAAASFLPLATQGHAGDLAGHNVAVNSILLHTIGAAVWLGGLLLLVVLRGRPDVDTPRLVSRYSTLAIAAFVVVAVSGVARSVVALGDWSALWTPYGVILIAKVVLLGGMGLLGAWYRARLIPRLSGERASRWFWMLVLCEVALMGLASGAAAALARTPPPTGEVAFAQTPAEVLTRTALPPEFTIDRWFTSWDIDILWLVAAGFGLFFYLAGVIRLHRRGDRWPIYRTIFWVLGMLMLVWVTGGPINAYQEYLFSVHMLGHMMLSMAIPLLLVSGAPITLALRAVHKRDDGTRGGREWIMWAVHSPFSRVVTHPFVAAGIFILSLWAFYFTDLVRWSMYEHLGHEWMVAHFLISGYLFVLSLIGADPVPYRLPYAGRLITLIAVMAMHAFFGMAIMMQEGLMVADWFGSMGRTWGPDPMDDQYIGGGVAWSIGEIPTLILAITVAIQWSRDDTKVQRRGDRHADRTGDAELEEYNAKLAALAERDRRQAERA from the coding sequence GTGAGTTCCCGCCCCGATACGACCAGCCGGAGTTCGGCGTATCGTGTCGCCGGCGTGGCCATCCTGATCGCCGCCGCCCTCGTGGCCGTGATCGCCGCCCTCGTCATCGGCGGCGGCGCCAAGACGCCGCTGCTGCAGGATCCGGGCCCCTTCGTGCTCTGGGGCACCCCGATCGCGAAGCTGCTCATGAACATGGCGGGCGCCGCGATGCTCGGCTCCCTGGTCCTCGCGCTGTTCGCGCTGCGCAGCGGCGAGAAGTCCTTCGACACGGCGCTCAACGTCGCCTCGATCGGAGCGGCGGTCTTCACCGTCGCGGCGGGGCTCGCCGGTTTCCTCGCGTTCATGTCCGCGTTCAACCCCCAGCTCAGTCTCGAGCGGGAGTTCGGTTCGCAGCTCGGCCGCTTCCTGCTCACCCTGCCGCTCGGTCAGTCGTGGCTCATCACGACCGTGTTCGGAGCGGTCATCACGGTTCTCGCGTTCGCGTGGCGGAGCTGGACCACGACCCTGCTCACGGCGATCCTCGCCGCCGCCTCGTTCCTGCCCCTGGCCACCCAGGGCCACGCGGGTGACCTCGCCGGCCACAACGTCGCGGTCAACTCGATCCTCCTCCACACGATCGGCGCCGCGGTCTGGCTCGGCGGACTGCTGCTGCTGGTCGTGCTCCGCGGTCGACCGGACGTCGACACCCCGCGCCTCGTGTCGCGCTACTCCACCCTCGCGATCGCCGCGTTCGTCGTGGTCGCCGTCTCGGGCGTCGCGCGCTCGGTCGTCGCTCTCGGGGACTGGAGTGCGCTGTGGACGCCGTACGGCGTCATCCTGATCGCCAAGGTCGTGCTGCTGGGGGGCATGGGGCTGCTCGGCGCCTGGTATCGCGCGCGGCTGATCCCCCGGCTCTCCGGCGAACGCGCCTCCCGCTGGTTCTGGATGCTGGTCCTGTGCGAGGTCGCACTCATGGGTCTGGCTTCGGGCGCCGCAGCCGCGCTCGCGCGCACCCCTCCGCCGACCGGTGAGGTGGCGTTCGCCCAGACGCCGGCCGAGGTGCTGACCCGCACCGCGCTGCCGCCGGAGTTCACGATCGACCGCTGGTTCACGTCGTGGGACATCGACATCCTGTGGCTGGTCGCCGCCGGGTTCGGACTGTTCTTCTACCTGGCCGGGGTCATCCGCCTGCACCGCCGGGGCGACCGCTGGCCGATCTACCGCACCATCTTCTGGGTGCTGGGCATGCTGATGCTGGTCTGGGTCACCGGCGGCCCGATCAACGCGTACCAGGAGTACCTGTTCAGCGTGCACATGCTCGGGCACATGATGCTGTCGATGGCGATCCCGCTGCTGCTCGTGAGCGGAGCCCCGATCACGCTCGCCCTGCGCGCCGTCCACAAGCGCGACGACGGCACGCGCGGCGGACGCGAGTGGATCATGTGGGCCGTGCACTCCCCGTTCTCGCGCGTCGTCACGCATCCGTTCGTCGCGGCGGGCATCTTCATCCTGTCGCTGTGGGCGTTCTACTTCACCGATCTCGTGCGCTGGTCGATGTACGAGCACCTCGGACACGAGTGGATGGTCGCGCACTTCCTGATCTCCGGCTACCTGTTCGTGCTGAGCCTGATCGGCGCGGACCCGGTGCCCTACCGCCTGCCCTACGCCGGCCGCCTGATCACCCTGATCGCGGTGATGGCCATGCACGCCTTCTTCGGCATGGCGATCATGATGCAGGAGGGGTTGATGGTCGCCGACTGGTTCGGCTCCATGGGGCGCACCTGGGGCCCTGACCCGATGGACGATCAGTACATCGGCGGCGGTGTCGCCTGGTCGATCGGTGAGATCCCGACG
- a CDS encoding HU family DNA-binding protein: MADKSITKTELVASIASATGQSQATVSGVLDSLFATVSDAVAKGSKVSIPGWISFEQVDTAARTGRNPQTGAEIKIPAGKRVKVTAGSKLKAAVK, translated from the coding sequence ATGGCTGACAAGTCCATCACCAAGACCGAGCTCGTCGCGAGCATCGCAAGCGCCACGGGCCAGAGCCAGGCCACCGTCTCCGGTGTCCTCGACTCGCTGTTCGCCACGGTCTCCGACGCTGTTGCCAAGGGCAGCAAGGTCTCGATCCCGGGTTGGATCTCGTTCGAGCAGGTCGACACCGCTGCCCGCACGGGCCGCAACCCGCAGACCGGCGCCGAGATCAAGATCCCGGCCGGCAAGCGCGTCAAGGTCACCGCTGGCTCCAAGCTGAAGGCTGCCGTCAAGTAA
- a CDS encoding TetR/AcrR family transcriptional regulator yields the protein MTTTTSKRPSPARARLIDTATRLFYAEGIHSVGVDRVIAEAEVTRATLYKQFGGKENLVLAYLHNEDENLRAMFVAAGASVTDPEGLLDAVVEGIAADIRLRHTRGCPFINAAAEYPDAEGAVRRLIDEHREWFRGTLQSVAETAELERPAEVAASLVLLRDAALVGGYLDGEERVAPAFERTARAVIDAHRPL from the coding sequence ATGACCACCACCACGTCGAAACGGCCGAGCCCGGCTCGCGCGCGCCTGATCGACACCGCCACCCGTCTCTTCTATGCCGAGGGCATCCATTCCGTGGGCGTCGACCGCGTGATCGCCGAGGCCGAGGTCACCAGGGCCACCCTGTACAAGCAGTTCGGCGGCAAGGAGAACCTCGTCCTCGCGTACCTGCACAACGAGGACGAGAACCTCCGCGCGATGTTCGTCGCGGCGGGAGCATCCGTCACGGATCCGGAAGGACTCCTCGACGCGGTCGTCGAGGGCATCGCGGCCGACATCCGTCTGCGGCACACGCGCGGATGCCCGTTCATCAACGCCGCCGCGGAGTACCCGGATGCCGAGGGGGCCGTGCGTCGGCTCATCGACGAGCACCGGGAGTGGTTCCGGGGCACGCTGCAGTCCGTGGCGGAGACGGCGGAGTTGGAGCGTCCTGCCGAGGTCGCGGCCTCCCTCGTCCTGCTGCGCGACGCCGCCCTCGTGGGGGGATATCTCGATGGCGAGGAGCGTGTGGCCCCTGCTTTCGAGCGCACGGCGCGTGCCGTGATCGACGCGCATCGGCCGCTCTGA
- a CDS encoding LLM class flavin-dependent oxidoreductase — MTTAAPRIRFGYWTPIFGGWLRNVADEQTPADFAHLAAIARAAEDGGFDLTLIPELNLNDVKGPEGPALDAWTITAGLAAVTSRLELLAAVRPGFHNPALAAKQAATIDAISGGRFTLNVVSAWWAEEARQYGGVFTAHDDRYARTIEFVDVLRGLWSETPFSYAGDYYTLDGTFLEPKPQVRPRIYAGGESEAGRRTIASFADAYLTHGGTVDELRAKVEDMTRRRAAAGRTPFEAFGMAAFAVVRDTEDEARAEVERITNVQDGPAYASYQEFVSKSQLDTAVDLKDYSVSNRGLRPDLIGTPDQVAERFLRFAEVGVSTFLLQFSPQLPELVRFAEEVIPRVRRLEAKRDA; from the coding sequence ATGACCACCGCCGCCCCGCGCATCCGTTTCGGATACTGGACCCCGATCTTCGGAGGATGGCTCCGCAACGTCGCCGATGAGCAGACGCCCGCCGATTTCGCGCACCTCGCCGCGATCGCCCGCGCGGCCGAGGACGGCGGCTTCGACCTGACGCTGATCCCCGAACTCAACCTCAACGACGTCAAGGGGCCGGAGGGGCCGGCACTCGACGCATGGACGATCACGGCAGGTCTCGCCGCCGTGACCTCGCGACTGGAACTCCTGGCCGCCGTGCGTCCCGGATTCCACAACCCCGCCCTCGCCGCCAAGCAGGCCGCCACGATCGACGCGATCTCCGGAGGCCGCTTCACCCTCAACGTCGTCTCGGCGTGGTGGGCGGAGGAAGCCAGGCAGTACGGCGGCGTGTTCACCGCGCACGACGACCGCTATGCGCGCACGATCGAGTTCGTCGACGTGCTCCGTGGGCTCTGGAGCGAGACCCCCTTCTCGTATGCGGGCGACTACTACACACTCGACGGCACGTTCCTCGAACCCAAGCCGCAGGTACGACCTCGCATCTACGCGGGCGGCGAGAGCGAAGCAGGGCGACGCACGATCGCCTCCTTCGCGGATGCCTATCTGACCCACGGCGGCACCGTCGACGAGCTCAGGGCGAAGGTCGAGGACATGACCCGACGTCGCGCCGCCGCCGGTCGTACTCCGTTCGAGGCGTTCGGCATGGCGGCGTTCGCGGTCGTGCGCGACACCGAGGACGAGGCCCGCGCCGAGGTCGAGCGCATCACGAACGTGCAGGACGGCCCCGCCTACGCGTCGTACCAGGAGTTCGTCAGCAAGTCGCAGCTCGACACCGCGGTCGACCTCAAGGACTACTCCGTGTCGAACCGCGGCCTGCGCCCCGACCTGATCGGCACGCCCGACCAGGTCGCCGAACGGTTCCTCCGCTTCGCCGAGGTCGGGGTGTCGACGTTCCTGCTGCAGTTCTCGCCGCAGCTCCCCGAACTCGTACGTTTCGCGGAGGAGGTCATCCCCCGCGTGCGGCGGCTGGAGGCCAAGCGCGACGCCTGA
- a CDS encoding NtaA/DmoA family FMN-dependent monooxygenase (This protein belongs to a clade of FMN-dependent monooxygenases, within a broader family of flavin-dependent oxidoreductases, the luciferase-like monooxygenase (LMM) family, some of whose members use coenzyme F420 rather than FMN.): MSRQLHLLAFGHVPGALTGAWRLPEVATDRRSLLQRTIDTARVAEAGLLDAIFFADGLNFGPAGTWPHKTPDDFEPLTTAAALSTVTERLGLVVTGSSQFQAPYNLARQLLSLDNLTGGRAGWNLVTSFAQAAADNFGTRGVVAHDDRYRQAEETLEVVRALWDSLEEDAVIADAERGIFLDVSKVHRADHHGEHFDVTGPLGARRSPQGQPVIFQAGSSTAGTDFAARHADAIFTGHPTFERAQEFYGRITGQARDAGRTHLPIVTPGLSFVVGSTDEEARRIEEHLAEAFIPEYQAAWLQEVDIDVTGYPLDGPVPLDRFASASEKHHTALAGYRHIAEGSATLREFLYRTISAFGFRVVGSPERIADEIQHWYEDGAADGFILQAAVVPDQLEQFTQHVVPILQQRGLFRREYAGDTLRSHLGIPAPANRYTAAR; encoded by the coding sequence ATGTCCCGTCAGCTGCATCTGCTCGCCTTCGGCCACGTGCCAGGAGCGCTGACCGGCGCATGGCGCCTTCCCGAGGTCGCGACCGATCGGAGGAGCCTGCTGCAGCGCACGATCGACACCGCCCGCGTCGCGGAGGCGGGGCTGCTCGACGCGATCTTCTTCGCGGACGGACTCAACTTCGGCCCCGCCGGCACCTGGCCGCACAAGACACCGGATGACTTCGAACCCCTGACCACGGCGGCCGCGCTGTCGACCGTGACCGAACGGCTGGGTCTCGTGGTGACGGGGTCGTCGCAGTTCCAGGCGCCGTACAACCTCGCCAGGCAGCTGCTGTCGCTCGACAACCTCACGGGTGGGCGCGCGGGCTGGAACCTCGTCACCAGCTTCGCCCAGGCCGCGGCGGACAACTTCGGCACGCGCGGCGTGGTCGCCCACGACGACCGCTACCGGCAGGCGGAGGAGACGCTCGAGGTCGTGCGTGCGCTGTGGGACTCGCTGGAGGAGGATGCCGTGATCGCGGATGCCGAACGCGGGATCTTCCTCGATGTCTCGAAGGTGCACCGCGCCGACCACCACGGCGAGCACTTCGACGTCACGGGTCCGCTCGGTGCACGGCGCTCGCCGCAGGGGCAGCCCGTGATCTTCCAGGCCGGCTCTTCGACCGCGGGCACGGACTTCGCCGCCCGGCACGCGGATGCGATCTTCACCGGGCATCCCACGTTCGAGCGGGCGCAGGAGTTCTACGGCCGGATCACCGGACAGGCGCGTGATGCCGGCCGCACGCATCTGCCGATCGTGACCCCCGGCCTGTCGTTCGTGGTCGGCTCGACGGACGAGGAGGCGCGGCGGATCGAGGAGCACCTCGCCGAGGCGTTCATCCCGGAGTACCAGGCCGCCTGGCTCCAGGAGGTCGACATCGACGTGACCGGCTATCCGCTCGACGGCCCCGTGCCGCTGGACCGCTTCGCCTCCGCATCCGAGAAGCACCACACCGCGCTCGCCGGCTACCGGCACATCGCCGAGGGCTCTGCCACGCTGCGCGAGTTCCTCTACCGGACGATCTCGGCGTTCGGATTCCGGGTGGTCGGATCGCCCGAGCGGATCGCCGACGAGATCCAGCACTGGTACGAGGACGGTGCGGCCGACGGGTTCATCCTGCAGGCGGCGGTGGTTCCCGATCAGCTCGAGCAGTTCACGCAGCATGTGGTGCCGATCCTGCAGCAGCGCGGCCTCTTCCGCCGCGAGTACGCGGGCGACACCCTGCGCAGCCACCTCGGCATCCCGGCCCCGGCGAACCGGTACACCGCTGCGCGCTGA
- a CDS encoding acyl-CoA dehydrogenase family protein, whose translation MTTITASSLLAPPTALDADLSARFQPVFDRIAEGNRERESVRAFPTEQVRWLIEAGFGRLRIPESLGGWGASLRQTFQLLTDLGEADPNVSHVWRNHLAFVEDRLNAEPSETTTVWLDRLIAGDFVGGGWTEANNGSFSDLKTILRPQEESDGWLLTGAKFYATGSLYADWLDVLGRTDDGRILTALVRREQPGVELTDDWPGFGQQTTASGSATYRDARVDAQDIFPVETRFSYQGLFYQTSLLAILAGIARAARRDGVAALKARTRTYAHALDQSPVDDAQLLQVIGRVSAHAYAAEAAVQRSSASIDAVAEAHAVGDAAAEKEALIRSTVETDQAQLVAIQAALDASTIVFDALGASGVSKDLLLDRHWRNARTLASHNPRVYKERIVGDWFVRGTDPTKIFGELSASIAAGQGAG comes from the coding sequence ATGACGACCATCACCGCCTCCTCGCTCCTCGCCCCGCCGACCGCTCTGGACGCCGATCTCTCGGCGCGATTCCAGCCGGTGTTCGATCGCATCGCCGAGGGCAACCGGGAGCGCGAGTCCGTCAGGGCCTTCCCCACGGAGCAGGTGCGCTGGCTCATCGAGGCCGGCTTCGGGCGGCTCCGCATCCCCGAGTCGCTGGGCGGATGGGGAGCGTCGCTGCGGCAGACGTTCCAGCTGCTCACCGACCTCGGCGAGGCCGACCCCAACGTGTCGCACGTCTGGCGCAACCATCTCGCCTTCGTGGAGGACCGGTTGAACGCCGAACCGTCGGAGACGACCACCGTGTGGCTCGACCGGCTCATCGCCGGCGACTTCGTGGGCGGCGGGTGGACCGAGGCGAACAACGGCTCGTTCTCCGATCTCAAGACGATCCTGCGCCCGCAGGAGGAGTCGGACGGATGGCTGCTCACGGGCGCCAAGTTCTACGCCACGGGCAGCCTGTACGCGGACTGGCTCGACGTGCTCGGGCGCACGGACGACGGACGCATCCTCACAGCCCTCGTGCGCCGCGAGCAGCCGGGCGTCGAGCTGACCGACGACTGGCCCGGATTCGGCCAGCAGACCACCGCGAGCGGCAGCGCGACGTATCGGGATGCCCGTGTCGACGCGCAGGACATCTTCCCCGTCGAGACCCGGTTCAGCTACCAGGGCCTGTTCTATCAGACCTCGCTCCTGGCGATCCTGGCCGGCATCGCCAGGGCGGCACGGCGCGACGGGGTCGCCGCGCTCAAGGCACGCACGCGCACCTACGCCCACGCGCTCGACCAGTCCCCCGTCGACGACGCGCAGCTGCTGCAAGTCATCGGTCGGGTCTCCGCGCACGCCTACGCCGCGGAGGCCGCCGTGCAACGCTCCTCGGCCTCGATCGACGCGGTCGCCGAGGCGCACGCCGTGGGCGATGCGGCCGCCGAGAAGGAGGCGCTCATCCGCTCGACGGTCGAGACCGACCAGGCCCAGCTCGTCGCGATCCAGGCGGCGCTGGATGCCAGCACGATCGTGTTCGATGCCCTCGGCGCCTCCGGCGTCTCCAAGGACCTGCTGCTCGACCGGCACTGGCGGAACGCCCGCACCCTGGCCTCGCACAACCCCCGGGTCTACAAGGAGCGCATCGTCGGCGACTGGTTCGTGCGCGGCACCGACCCGACCAAGATCTTCGGCGAACTCAGCGCGAGCATCGCCGCGGGACAGGGCGCCGGCTGA
- a CDS encoding LLM class flavin-dependent oxidoreductase — protein sequence MTITEQSTAARGVAEPRIRRLGVFSQVHGRTGQDIREVYARLLDAIVAADELGVDTFWVGQHHVDPSSGRLPSPFPLLAAAAERTSRIRLGTAIVVLPLEDPLRLAEDAVVTDLLSGGRLELGVGAGGGSEPAYRAFGRDGSSEGRRRAFDAHLSRLLEALEGASLTGEAGGPSLVPAAGDLRDRVWVAAGTVERAAEAGRRGVRLLTGTFSDTPAFQRAKIDAYAQAFAAAGHAEVRRRISAGRFVYTGDSRAAIEDEVREGLAAHQERIRTFAPELGDLTTAEYLARVTRYGALPDVVDQLRADVGIADVATDFHAILSLYPAAGDVTPATDVDLRRIAQLVTEIAPALGWTRG from the coding sequence ATGACGATCACCGAGCAGTCCACCGCCGCCCGCGGCGTCGCTGAGCCGCGCATCCGGCGACTGGGCGTCTTCTCCCAGGTGCATGGGCGCACGGGGCAGGACATCCGCGAGGTGTATGCGCGCCTCCTCGACGCGATCGTGGCCGCCGACGAGCTGGGCGTCGACACGTTCTGGGTCGGACAGCACCACGTCGACCCCTCCAGCGGTCGGCTGCCGTCGCCGTTCCCCCTGCTCGCCGCCGCAGCGGAGCGGACCAGCCGGATCCGCCTGGGAACGGCGATCGTGGTGCTCCCCCTGGAGGATCCGCTGCGGCTCGCGGAGGATGCCGTCGTCACGGATCTGCTCTCGGGTGGGCGGCTCGAACTCGGGGTCGGGGCGGGTGGCGGCTCGGAGCCCGCCTACCGCGCGTTCGGGCGGGACGGATCGAGCGAGGGGCGCCGCCGTGCGTTCGATGCGCACCTCTCACGCCTCCTCGAGGCTCTCGAGGGAGCATCGCTGACGGGCGAGGCCGGCGGGCCCTCACTGGTGCCGGCGGCGGGCGATCTGCGGGACCGGGTCTGGGTGGCGGCCGGCACGGTGGAACGCGCGGCCGAGGCGGGGCGTCGCGGCGTGCGGCTGCTCACGGGCACGTTCAGTGACACGCCTGCCTTCCAGCGCGCGAAGATCGATGCCTACGCGCAGGCCTTCGCCGCAGCGGGGCACGCGGAGGTGCGTCGTCGGATCTCGGCCGGCCGCTTCGTCTACACGGGAGACTCGCGGGCCGCGATCGAGGACGAGGTGCGCGAGGGGCTCGCGGCGCATCAGGAGCGGATCAGGACCTTCGCGCCGGAGCTCGGCGACCTGACCACAGCGGAGTACCTGGCGCGTGTGACGCGCTACGGGGCGCTGCCGGATGTCGTCGATCAGCTGCGTGCGGATGTCGGTATCGCCGATGTCGCGACCGACTTCCACGCCATCCTCAGCCTGTACCCGGCCGCGGGCGACGTCACACCGGCGACGGACGTCGATCTGCGGCGTATCGCACAGCTCGTCACCGAGATCGCCCCGGCCCTCGGCTGGACGCGGGGCTGA
- a CDS encoding ABC transporter substrate-binding protein has protein sequence MRFRRGAAVGAIAVIAALVISGCSTNGPADQNGGTGEPVAGGDFVSALYLEPLALDPHRQGYWETYRVSRNLFEGLTKEDTSGETDPTEILPSLATEWSVDDSGTVWDFTLRDDATFHDGTPFDAEALDKNVRRISDESYEFYDEKSAANLAVWFGGLISGEVVDDTHYRFTFDKPFLGFPRILAQSMATLNIGNPAVWEEYGNDGFAEHPDGTGPYTFVSRTTGDRIVLEKNEDYWGDEPNLDSLTFRIIPNNQTRLAALLSGEVDQISYVQPDDVDTLEEQGFQVPEGTGASLLYLSFNFRNPDIKDERVRQALIHGLDREKLTAEVYNGYAQPQYSFQPPGNEAYDPEARDFEYDPEKAEELLAEAGYTADKPLSFTIVIDVANQNAAEWLQAQYKEIGVETEIVSLDRTSYIARAYSDAEPTDGLTFDEYGGSYAEWLYQGYNGLTAKGLDTADFPEISAALDAALTTDDESQRIPLWQAAEKLVRENAVVIPIANLTRYYALSPDVEGFVWPATNWYDLTSVWIDG, from the coding sequence ATGCGATTCAGAAGAGGGGCGGCTGTCGGCGCGATCGCCGTGATCGCCGCCCTCGTCATCAGCGGCTGCAGCACCAACGGCCCGGCCGACCAGAACGGCGGAACGGGCGAACCGGTCGCGGGAGGGGACTTCGTCTCGGCGCTGTACCTCGAACCGCTGGCACTCGACCCCCATCGCCAGGGCTACTGGGAGACCTACCGCGTCTCGCGCAACCTGTTCGAGGGACTCACCAAGGAGGACACGTCGGGAGAGACCGACCCGACCGAGATCCTCCCGAGCCTCGCGACCGAGTGGAGCGTCGACGACTCCGGCACCGTGTGGGACTTCACGCTGCGCGACGACGCGACCTTCCACGACGGCACCCCGTTCGACGCCGAGGCGCTCGACAAGAACGTGCGCCGCATCAGCGATGAGAGCTACGAGTTCTACGACGAGAAGAGCGCGGCGAACCTCGCCGTGTGGTTCGGCGGGCTGATCTCGGGCGAGGTCGTCGACGACACCCACTACCGCTTCACGTTCGACAAGCCGTTCCTCGGTTTCCCCCGCATCCTCGCGCAGTCGATGGCCACGCTGAACATCGGCAACCCGGCGGTCTGGGAGGAGTACGGCAACGACGGATTCGCCGAGCACCCCGACGGCACCGGCCCGTACACCTTCGTGTCGCGCACGACCGGCGACCGGATCGTGCTGGAGAAGAACGAGGACTACTGGGGCGACGAGCCGAATCTCGACTCGCTCACGTTCCGGATCATCCCGAACAACCAGACGCGACTCGCGGCGCTGCTCAGCGGCGAGGTCGACCAGATCAGCTACGTGCAGCCCGACGACGTCGACACCCTCGAGGAGCAGGGCTTCCAGGTGCCGGAAGGCACGGGCGCATCCCTCCTCTACCTGTCGTTCAACTTCCGCAACCCCGACATCAAGGACGAGCGCGTGCGTCAGGCGCTCATCCACGGTCTGGACCGCGAGAAGCTGACCGCCGAGGTCTACAACGGGTACGCCCAGCCGCAGTACTCCTTCCAGCCTCCGGGCAACGAGGCGTACGACCCCGAGGCGCGCGACTTCGAGTACGACCCGGAGAAGGCCGAGGAGCTGCTCGCCGAGGCGGGCTACACCGCCGACAAGCCGCTGTCGTTCACGATCGTGATCGACGTCGCGAACCAGAATGCCGCCGAGTGGCTGCAGGCCCAGTACAAGGAGATCGGCGTCGAGACCGAGATCGTCTCGCTGGACCGCACGAGCTACATCGCCCGCGCGTACTCCGACGCCGAGCCGACCGATGGCCTGACGTTCGACGAGTACGGCGGATCGTATGCCGAATGGCTCTACCAGGGGTACAACGGCCTCACCGCCAAGGGACTCGACACCGCGGACTTCCCGGAGATCTCGGCAGCGCTCGACGCCGCTCTCACGACGGACGACGAGAGCCAGCGCATCCCGCTCTGGCAGGCGGCAGAGAAGCTCGTGCGCGAGAACGCGGTCGTCATCCCGATCGCGAACCTCACGCGCTACTACGCGCTGAGCCCCGATGTCGAGGGCTTCGTCTGGCCGGCGACCAACTGGTACGACCTGACCTCGGTCTGGATCGACGGGTAG
- a CDS encoding ABC transporter permease produces MGTLKHVLLRLVNLVPVLLIVSVLTFAIGHLTQGDPIEAQYARTHTPEQIEAIRVAYGLDLPLWEQYLRWLRSLFVEGGGLSIVQNQPVFAILWPNFLNTLILTAAGVVVCAVFGILIGTLAGTGHGRLIDRASMFIVQVGSNLSVYWFGLVLIWIFALQLQWLPVSGMYSRRGGGFGDLLLHLILPSISAALISMLVLARFTRIGIIQERQSDHFRTFRSQGIGPIRLYGRHVGRNILPPVVNIIGLEIGTLITGVVFVESVFNWPGIGTQVLNAVNGKDYPLIQGGVVLVALCYLVVNLATDVTVDVLNPRLKRT; encoded by the coding sequence ATGGGTACGCTCAAGCACGTCCTCCTGCGTCTGGTCAACCTCGTCCCGGTCCTCCTGATCGTGTCGGTGCTGACGTTCGCGATCGGCCACCTCACGCAGGGTGACCCGATCGAGGCCCAGTACGCGCGTACCCACACCCCGGAGCAGATCGAGGCCATCCGCGTCGCGTACGGCCTCGATCTGCCCCTGTGGGAGCAGTACCTGCGGTGGCTGCGGAGCCTGTTCGTCGAAGGCGGTGGCCTGTCGATCGTGCAGAACCAGCCGGTGTTCGCCATCCTGTGGCCGAACTTCCTCAACACGCTGATCCTCACGGCCGCCGGCGTGGTGGTGTGCGCCGTGTTCGGCATCCTGATCGGCACGCTCGCCGGCACCGGCCACGGCCGCCTGATCGATCGGGCGTCGATGTTCATCGTGCAGGTCGGCAGCAACCTCTCCGTCTACTGGTTCGGGCTGGTGCTGATCTGGATCTTCGCGCTGCAGCTGCAGTGGCTCCCCGTGAGCGGCATGTACTCGCGCCGCGGCGGCGGCTTCGGCGACCTGCTTCTGCATCTGATCCTCCCCAGCATCTCGGCCGCGCTGATCTCGATGCTCGTGCTCGCACGCTTCACCCGCATCGGCATCATCCAGGAGCGGCAGTCGGACCACTTCCGCACCTTCCGTTCGCAGGGCATCGGACCGATCCGCCTGTACGGGCGTCACGTCGGCCGCAACATCCTGCCGCCCGTCGTCAACATCATCGGGCTCGAGATCGGCACCCTCATCACCGGCGTCGTCTTCGTGGAGTCGGTGTTCAACTGGCCGGGCATCGGCACCCAGGTGCTCAACGCCGTCAACGGCAAGGACTATCCCCTGATCCAGGGCGGGGTGGTGCTCGTCGCCCTCTGCTACCTGGTGGTGAACCTGGCGACCGACGTCACCGTCGATGTGCTGAACCCCCGATTGAAGAGGACCTGA